Sequence from the Christiangramia fulva genome:
TTCAATTCCTTCTTCAATTTCCCTAACATAAATAAATTCATCCGCGGAATGCGAACGCGTGGAATCACCGGGGCCGAGTTTCAATGACGAACAACTCAACATCGCCTGATCTGAAAGTGTTGGCGAACCATAGGTTTCCATTCCGAGGTCAATCCCTGCCTTTACCAGCGCATGATCTTTAGGAATAGAAGATGAATTCAGCCTTAAGGATCGCGGAATAATCTCATCAACAGGAGCTTCTTTTTGTAAAATTTCGGCTACTTCCGCATTGGTATATTTATCATTTACCCGAACATCGATGACCAGGTCAACATCTGCGGGAACCACATTATGCTGGGTCCCGGCCTTGATCTGTGTGACTGTTAGTTTTACTTCTCCCAGGACTTCAGAGACCTTCGGAAATTGATATTTCTCAAACCACTGCAGGGCTTTAGCCGACTTATAAATACAATTATCGTCATTTGGATGCGCGGCATGAGAAGGCCTTCCTTTCACTTTCGCATCAAAGACCACCAGCCCTTTTTCGGCAATTGCCAGGCTCATCAGCGTTGGTTCACCGACAATAGCCACATCGATCTTTGGAATTTTCAGTAATAAAGAGGAAATTCCATTTTTCCCATTGGTTTCCTCTTCCGCGGTTCCTGCAAAAATAAGGTTGTGATTTAAATTTTCAGCCTGATAGAAATAGGTAAAAGTCGCCAGTAAAGAGACCAGGCAGCCGCCGGCATCATTGCTGCCCAAACCAAATAACTTTCCATCTTCAATTTTGGCCTTAAACGGATTTCGTGTATAAGCCTTGTTGGGTTTGACCGTATCATGATGGGAATTCAACAAAAGCGTGGGTTTAGACTCATCAAAATGCCTGTTTTTCGCCCAAACATTATTTAAATAGCGCTCATGCGGAATCTCGTGTTTTTCAAACCATTTCTGAAGCCATTCCGCAGTTTTATCCTCTTCTTCTGAAAAAGAAGGCGTTTCAATTAAATTCTGAAGCAACTCCACCGCTTCTTTTTGCAGGTTTTCAAGTTTTATCATTTTACGATTTTTGTATGCACCGAATCTGGCTTTAATAATGACATATCTCCTAATCTTACAATTTCAACTCCTTTTTCGAGGGCCTGAAAACAATTATGAAGCTTTGGCAACATTCCTTCATTGATTATTTTCTGCTCTAAAAGTTCTGAATATTTATTTTTATCGATTTCCGGAATAACCGAATCATCATCGGCGATATTTGCCAGAACACCTTTCTTTTCGAAACAGTAATTTAATTCCGTCACCATTTTTGAGCTTAGCGCCACCGCAATTTCTGAAGCCACAGAATCGGCATTGGTATTGAGTAATTCCCCCGTTTCACTATACGAAATAGCCGAAAAGACCGGCACAATTCCCTGCTGCAAAAGCTCCCAGATAAATTCGGTATTAATTTTCTCAATATCGCCTACCAGTCCATAATTTATTTCTTTTACGGGACGTTTTTTAGAAACTATGCTTTTCCCGTCAGCGCCGCACATTCCAATAGAATTGATATTTCTCTTTTGAAGTTTTGCAACGATGTTCTTGTTAAGAAGTCCGCCATAGACCATCGTAATTACCGCCATTGAATTTTCATCGGTGATACGGCGGCCCTCCACCATTTTCGTCTCATAACCAAGCTTTCCAGCAATTTCGGTGGCTTTATTTCCACCGCCATGAACCAGGATCTTGGGTTGCTCAAGAGCGGCGAAATCATCAAGAAAAACTGATAGCTTTTCTTCATCTTCGATGAGCTTCCCTCCTATTTTAATAACCTTGATCGTTGTTGTCATTTTTATAAGTTTCGTCAAGCTGAACATGTCACTGCGAAGGAGAAAATCGACTGAAGCAGTCTCCATATGAGATTGCTTCTCCTCCGCCTAAGGCGGACGGATCGCAATGAAGTTTAAACTTTATCTAGAATTATCTGAATTTTCCAGTAATCTCTTTAAAACCGCCTGGGCTGCAAAAGTCCGGTTCCCGGCCTGTTGCAAGACCACTGAATTCTCGCTGTCCAGAACATCATCGGCGATCACCACATTCCGTCTTACCGGCAAACAATGCATCACTTTTGCGTTTTTAGTGCCTTTCAATTTTTCCTGATTAAGGGTCCAGTCCTTTTTAACCGAAAGCACTTTACCATAATGTTCATAGCTGCTCCAGTTCTTTACATAGACAAAATCGGCATCTTTCAGCGCTTTTTCCTGGTCATGAATCACCGAAACATCCTTAGTAATGGCCGGGTTGAGATCATAACCATTCGGATTCGTGATCACGAAATCTACATCGATCTTTTGCATGATATCGGCAAAAGAATTCGGTACCGATTGTGGCAATGCCTTAGGATGCGGTGCCCAGCTTAGCACCACCTTTGGCCGCTTTTTATCTTTTAATTCGGAAATGGTTATCGCATCGGTCAGTGCCTGTAGCGGATGACCGGTAGCACTTTCGAGATTCACTACCGGAACAGTCGCATATTTCCTGAAAGCGTTCAAAACGATTTCGGCTTCGTCTTTGTCGCGGTCTATCAGGTCGGGAAAAGCACGAATCCCGATAATATCACAATATTGCGACAAAACTCCGGCAGCTTCTTTTACATGTTCCGCCTTATCTGAATTCATCACCGCGCCGTCTTCAAATTCCAGTGCCCAGCCGTCTTTACCCGCATTCATGGTCATCACTTCCATGCCCAGCAGTTTTCCGGCCTTTTCGGTACTCAAACGTGTTCTCAGGCTCGGATTAAAAAACAGCAGGCCCACGGTTTTTCCCTTTCCGGTATCCAGTGCCCAGTCTATTTTCTTTAATTCGAGCGCTTCCTTAATCAGGTCATCTAAATTTTCTATATCAGATAATGTGATGTAGTTCTTCATTTTTTATTTTTTTGTCCTTCTAAACATTCAGCTTGACCACCCGCCTGCCGTTAGGCAGGAAGTCGAAAGCTCAGGATATAATAGAAGCTGAAACAAGTTCAGCCTGACGTTTTATTTAATAGTCATTCTTTTTTAATGCCGATTTTAAAGCTTCGAAAAATTCATCAAAATGTTTCTTCTGAATATTCAAAGGTGGCAGGATCCGCAATAATTTTTTGTTGCTGGCTGCTCCCGTGAAAATCTGGTAATTGAATAACAGATCTTTCCTAAGTGCCGCGACTTCAAAATCGAATTCCAAGCCTATCATCAATCCGCGGCCTTTTATTTTTTTTATCTGCGGAATCTCTTTGGCTTTTTGCTGAATGTATCCTGAAAGTTCGGCCGCGTTTTCCATCAGCTTTTCCTTTTTGATCACATCCAGCACGGCAATACCGGCAGCACATGCAAGATGGTTTCCGCCAAAAGTGGTTCCCAGCATCCCGTGTTTGGCCGGAATCTTATGGTCAATTAAAATTCCACCAATCGGAAATCCATTCCCCATTCCTTTAGCCATGGAAATAATATCGGGACGAATTCCGTGTTTCTGAAAAGCGAAAAAATCGCCTGTTCTTCCATAACCTGCCTGTACCTCATCGGCAATCAGCAATGAGCCATGCGCGTGGCAAAGTTCTTCCGCATTTTTATAGAATTCAGAAGAAGCTTCATCGAGGCCTCCCACACCCTGGATCACCTCAAAGATCACCGCCGCCACATCGTTTTTCTTAAGTTCGCTTTTCAAAGCCTCTGTATCGTCAAAAGGCAGACGGGTTACGCGATGTCCTTGATTGAACGGCGCCTTAATTCCTTCATTATCGGTTACCGCGACCACGCCGGAGGTCCTTCCGTGGAAAGCCTTTTCGAAATAAATAACCCTGCTTTTACCGGTATGAAAAGAAGCGACTTTTAAGGCATTTTCATTGGCTTCAGCTCCCGAATTGCATAGAAATAAGGAATAATCCTTCACTCCGCTAAGTTCCTCCAGCTTATCTGCCAGATCTTGCTGTAAGGGGTTTTTTATGGAATTTGAATAAAATCCCAGTGTTGAAACCTGTTCTGAAACCGCTTTTACATAATCGGGGTGCGAATGACCGATCGAGATGACAGCATGACCGCCATACAGATCGAGATATTTCTTACCATTTTCATCAAAAACATGACAGCCCTCTCCTTTTACCGGAGTGATATCGTATAACGGATATACATCAAATAGATCCATATTATTTTTCTGAGATATTATTGATTTTTTTGAAAGATGCCTGTAGACCTTTGATCAGGGAGGAACTAAGCCCGTTGTGTTCCATTTCATTAAGACCTTCGATCGTACAGCCACGAGGCGTGGTTACCCTATCTATCTCTTCTTCAGGATGTTTGCCAGATTCGATTAAAAGGCTTGCAGCTCCGAGACAGGTATGTACGGCTAATTGCTGGGCTTCTTTAGCGTCGAATCCAAGCTGCACCGCACCCTGACTAGTGGCTCTTATCAATCGCATCCAAAAAGCGATCCCGCTGGCGCAAATTACGGTCGCCGCCTGCATTTTATTTTCTGGAATTATTATACTTGTTCCCAACCGATTAAAAATAGCCTCGGCAATTGCGATACGTTTTTTCCCTTTTTCATTGCAACACAAACAGGTCATTGATTTTCCCACGGCAATCGCGGTATTCGGCATTGCGCGAATTATGAACTGGTCTTCGCCAATAATAGCTTCAATTCGGGGAATCTTAAAACCGGTTACCGTAGAAATGATCACGTGTTTATCGGTAAGCAGATCTTTGATTTCTTCCAGGATCCTTTCCAGTTGGGTAGGCTGCACCGAAAGCAACAAGATATCCGAATTCTGAACCGCTTCACGGTTATCGGCAGTCACCTTTACTTTTGAATATTCTTCAAAATCCTTAATCGCATCAGAATTCCTTTTTGTAAGGTACAAGCTGGTAAAGGCATTGCTGAAGATGAGTCCTTTTGCAAGGGAAACGCCAAGATTTCCGGTACCAAGAATGGCTATTTTCATATTTTTACTTTTTGTTGGTTAGTCATTTCACATCTTTTACTGAGAAATCTGAAATTTTAAAAATAATTCGCTTTTAGTTTTAATCCTGCAGATTCTTCGAAGCCGAACATAATATTCATATTCTGAACCGCCTGGCCTGATGCGCCTTTCAGCAGATTATCGATGATACTGGTTACAAGGATCTTATTGTCAAATTTTTCTAGTTTCAACAGACATTTGTTCGTATTCACAACCTGCTTCAGGTGTAATTCGCCATCTACTAAATGAGTAAATACCGCGTCCTTATACACTTCTGAATAAATTTCTGAGGCTTCTTCGAGAGAACCTTCATATTTGGTATAAGCCGTAGCATGGATCCCTCGGGAGAAATTCCCTCTATTCGGAATGAAATTTACTTCACCTTCATAAGAAGGCTGTAACTTTTTCAGGCTCTGTCCTATTTCATTTAAATGCTGATGTCCGAAGGATTTATAGGAAGAAAAATTATTATCCCGCCAGGTAAAATGAGTGGTTTCAGAAAGTGACGTTCCAGCGCCGGTGGCACCGGTAACGGCATTCACATGCCAGTCATCCTTAAGTTTTCCGGTTTTCGCCAGTGGAAGGATAGCCAGGCTGATCGCAGTGGCAAAACAACCGGGATTGGCGATATTTTTAGCCGATTGAATCTCCTTTTTATTGAATTCCGGAAGTCCGTAAACAAATTCATGATCTCCACTCATTCTGAAATCGGTGCTCAAATCCACAATTTTCGTATTATCTGAAAACTGATTTTCCGAAAGGAATTTTTTAGAATTACCGTGGCCGAGACAAAGAAAAACAACATCGGCTTCTTTATTGATCGCATCTGTGAATTTTAGATCGGTTTCCCCGGCCAGGTCCTGGTGAATGGTCGAAACAGCTTTTCCCGGCTGAGAAGTGCTGTAAACGAAGTCAATTTCAGCGTCAGGGTGATTCAGAAGAATCCTGATCAGTTCTCCCGCCGTGTATCCTGCGCCGCCAATTATACCTGCTTTGATCATCCTTCTTCTTTTACGTGTTGATAAATCTTTCCGGCATTCGAAAGGATCTTGATAAAACCCTTGGCATCATTAGCGGTCCAGGCTTTATTTTCCTCTCCATATTTTCCAAATCCGGAATTCATCAAATCATATTTTGATCTAATTCCATCCAGCTGAAACCTGTAGGGATGCAGCGTTACAAACACCTCTCCTGTCACCTGTTCCTGTGAAGATTCGAGAAAAGCTTCAAAATTTCGCATTACGGGTTCCAGATACTGACCTTCGTGTAAATGGGTTCCATACCAGTTCGCCAGGTAATCTTTATGTTGAAGCTGCCATTTGCTCAACGTATGCTTTTCCAGCAGATGATGGGCTTTGATGATGATCTGAGCCGCGGCGGCTTCAAAACCAACACGACCTTTGATGCCTATAATGGTATCACCAACGTGAATATCACGCCCTATGGCGTATTTGTTGGCGATTTCTTCCAGTTTCTGAATATTTTTTTCAGGCGAATCCTTTTTTCCATTTAAAGAAGTGAATTCTCCCTTTGTAAAACCGAGACTTATTTGTTTAGGATCATTTTCCTTCAACTGGGATGGATAAGCTTCTTCGGGAAGCGGTTTTTCGGAAGTCAGAG
This genomic interval carries:
- a CDS encoding argininosuccinate synthase, with translation MKKVVIAYSGGLDTSYCAKYLSEEGFEVHAVSVNTGGFSEEEIEKIGSNAKKIGADTYKNIDAVSSFYEKVVKYLIFGNVLKNNTYPLSVSAERIIQAIEIVNYAKQIDAKYIAHGSTGAGNDQVRFDMIFQIIAPEIEIITPIRDKKLARPEEIDYLKSKGVELNWEKAKYSVNKGLWGTSVGGAETLTSEKPLPEEAYPSQLKENDPKQISLGFTKGEFTSLNGKKDSPEKNIQKLEEIANKYAIGRDIHVGDTIIGIKGRVGFEAAAAQIIIKAHHLLEKHTLSKWQLQHKDYLANWYGTHLHEGQYLEPVMRNFEAFLESSQEQVTGEVFVTLHPYRFQLDGIRSKYDLMNSGFGKYGEENKAWTANDAKGFIKILSNAGKIYQHVKEEG
- a CDS encoding M20 family metallo-hydrolase produces the protein MIKLENLQKEAVELLQNLIETPSFSEEEDKTAEWLQKWFEKHEIPHERYLNNVWAKNRHFDESKPTLLLNSHHDTVKPNKAYTRNPFKAKIEDGKLFGLGSNDAGGCLVSLLATFTYFYQAENLNHNLIFAGTAEEETNGKNGISSLLLKIPKIDVAIVGEPTLMSLAIAEKGLVVFDAKVKGRPSHAAHPNDDNCIYKSAKALQWFEKYQFPKVSEVLGEVKLTVTQIKAGTQHNVVPADVDLVIDVRVNDKYTNAEVAEILQKEAPVDEIIPRSLRLNSSSIPKDHALVKAGIDLGMETYGSPTLSDQAMLSCSSLKLGPGDSTRSHSADEFIYVREIEEGIEKYIRLLKKALRTNSIE
- the proC gene encoding pyrroline-5-carboxylate reductase, with the translated sequence MKIAILGTGNLGVSLAKGLIFSNAFTSLYLTKRNSDAIKDFEEYSKVKVTADNREAVQNSDILLLSVQPTQLERILEEIKDLLTDKHVIISTVTGFKIPRIEAIIGEDQFIIRAMPNTAIAVGKSMTCLCCNEKGKKRIAIAEAIFNRLGTSIIIPENKMQAATVICASGIAFWMRLIRATSQGAVQLGFDAKEAQQLAVHTCLGAASLLIESGKHPEEEIDRVTTPRGCTIEGLNEMEHNGLSSSLIKGLQASFKKINNISEK
- the argC gene encoding N-acetyl-gamma-glutamyl-phosphate reductase, which encodes MIKAGIIGGAGYTAGELIRILLNHPDAEIDFVYSTSQPGKAVSTIHQDLAGETDLKFTDAINKEADVVFLCLGHGNSKKFLSENQFSDNTKIVDLSTDFRMSGDHEFVYGLPEFNKKEIQSAKNIANPGCFATAISLAILPLAKTGKLKDDWHVNAVTGATGAGTSLSETTHFTWRDNNFSSYKSFGHQHLNEIGQSLKKLQPSYEGEVNFIPNRGNFSRGIHATAYTKYEGSLEEASEIYSEVYKDAVFTHLVDGELHLKQVVNTNKCLLKLEKFDNKILVTSIIDNLLKGASGQAVQNMNIMFGFEESAGLKLKANYF
- a CDS encoding N-acetylornithine carbamoyltransferase, yielding MKNYITLSDIENLDDLIKEALELKKIDWALDTGKGKTVGLLFFNPSLRTRLSTEKAGKLLGMEVMTMNAGKDGWALEFEDGAVMNSDKAEHVKEAAGVLSQYCDIIGIRAFPDLIDRDKDEAEIVLNAFRKYATVPVVNLESATGHPLQALTDAITISELKDKKRPKVVLSWAPHPKALPQSVPNSFADIMQKIDVDFVITNPNGYDLNPAITKDVSVIHDQEKALKDADFVYVKNWSSYEHYGKVLSVKKDWTLNQEKLKGTKNAKVMHCLPVRRNVVIADDVLDSENSVVLQQAGNRTFAAQAVLKRLLENSDNSR
- a CDS encoding aspartate aminotransferase family protein, which encodes MDLFDVYPLYDITPVKGEGCHVFDENGKKYLDLYGGHAVISIGHSHPDYVKAVSEQVSTLGFYSNSIKNPLQQDLADKLEELSGVKDYSLFLCNSGAEANENALKVASFHTGKSRVIYFEKAFHGRTSGVVAVTDNEGIKAPFNQGHRVTRLPFDDTEALKSELKKNDVAAVIFEVIQGVGGLDEASSEFYKNAEELCHAHGSLLIADEVQAGYGRTGDFFAFQKHGIRPDIISMAKGMGNGFPIGGILIDHKIPAKHGMLGTTFGGNHLACAAGIAVLDVIKKEKLMENAAELSGYIQQKAKEIPQIKKIKGRGLMIGLEFDFEVAALRKDLLFNYQIFTGAASNKKLLRILPPLNIQKKHFDEFFEALKSALKKNDY
- the argB gene encoding acetylglutamate kinase, which translates into the protein MTTTIKVIKIGGKLIEDEEKLSVFLDDFAALEQPKILVHGGGNKATEIAGKLGYETKMVEGRRITDENSMAVITMVYGGLLNKNIVAKLQKRNINSIGMCGADGKSIVSKKRPVKEINYGLVGDIEKINTEFIWELLQQGIVPVFSAISYSETGELLNTNADSVASEIAVALSSKMVTELNYCFEKKGVLANIADDDSVIPEIDKNKYSELLEQKIINEGMLPKLHNCFQALEKGVEIVRLGDMSLLKPDSVHTKIVK